The genomic interval CGTTGCTCAAAAAGATAAAAAAATATCAATTATTACTATTGATGTTGCTTCAAAAAGTGAACTTTTTGCTAAATATTTTTGTGAAGCTTTAGCGAAAGAAGTTTCTGATTTTTATGTTGATACTAAAAGTAAAAAGGCAAGAATGAATATGTCTATTTTGCAACGTCAGACAGATTCTATCCGTGGAGAATTAAATGGAGCCATTACTGGGGTTGCACTTGCCAATGATAATACATTTAATTTAAATCCAGCTCTAAATGTTCGGCGCGCTCCTTCTGCTAGAAGACAGGTTGATGTTCAGGCCAATACAGCAATATTAACAGAATTAGTAAAACAATCAGAACTAGCTAAAGTTACTTTGCGTAAAGAAACACCATTAATTCAAGTTATTGACAGACCTATTTTACCATTGCATAAAGAACAGTTGGGTAAAATAAAAGGTTTAGTCATAGGTGGATTTTTAGCAGTTTTTTTTACTGCTTTTTGGTTGGTAGTAAGAAGAATATTAAAGAAAGTAGGCTATTAAGAAACTAATTAAAAGACAATATATATGTTTAAAGATAAAATTTTATTAATAACAGGAGGTACCGGTTCTTTTGGAAACGCTATGTTAAAAGGTTTTTTGAATTCAGATTTGAAAGAAATTAGGATTTTTTCGCGTGATGAAAAAAAACAAGAAGATATGCGGATTCATTACAAGAATGACAAGCTAAATTTTGTCATTGGTGATATTAGAGACTTTAATAGTATCAATGCAGCTATGAATGGAGTAAATTTTGTTTTCCATGCTGCAGCATTAAAACAAGTACCTTCTTGTGAATTTTATCCAATGCAGGCAGTTCAAACTAATATAATTGGAGCTGAAAATGTGTTAGAAGCAGCAGCTCGAAATAATGTTGAGAGAGTAGTGGTACTAAGTACGGACAAGGCAGTTTATCCTATTAACGCTATGGGAATTTCCAAGGCTTTTATGGAAAAATTGGCGGTTTCTAAAGCAAGAGATTTAAGAGTTAAAAATATAGATGCAATATATACAGCAACCCGTTATGGTAATGTAATGTGTTCTCGAGGCTCAATAATACCTTTATTTGTGAAACAAATAAAAGAAGGCAAACCGTTAACGATTACAAATCCAAAAATGACAAGATTTATGATGTCGTTGAACGATTCTGTAGATTTAGTTATGTTTGCTTTTTTGAAGGGAAATCCAGGAGATATTTTTGTACAAAAATCACCAGCTTCAACAATTGAAGATTTAGCTCAGGCTTTGAAAGAATTATTTAATGCAAACAATGAGATTAAAATTATAGGAGAACGCCATTCCGAAAAAATGTATGAGACTTTATGTGCCAAAGAAGAAATGGCAAAAGCTGAGGATTTAGGGAATTTTTATAGGATTCCTGCAGATTTCAGAGATTTGAATTATACAAAGTATGTGCAAGAAGATGGACCAAAGTTAGTCAGTACAGAATATAACTCAGATAATACAACAAGACTAAGTGTAGAAGAACTGAAGAAATTGCTTCTTACACTAGATTATGTTCAAGATGAATTAGCCTCTCACAATCAATAATTTTATATTTATGCTACCATTAGTAAAGACAAGTATACCAGATCGTGAAATTTTAATGCCGAGACTTGAAGAAGTTTTATATAGCGGTTATGTAGCTCAGGGGGATGTAGTAGAGGAATTTGAAAGAAAGTTTGAAGAATATATTGGAGGAGGTAACACACTTTCATTAAATTCAGGAACAGCAGCATTGCATATAGCTTTGATTTTAGCAGGAGTACAAGAGGGAGACGAAGTAATAAGTACTGCTTTAACAGCTGAACCAACCAATGTGGCGATAAAAATGGTAGGAGCCAAAGTAAGATGGGCAGACGTAGATTATAGTACTGGAAATATTTCTGCAGATTCAATTGAAAAAGTAATCAGCTCAAAAACAAAGGCAATTATTGTAGTCGACTACGCGGGAATTCCTGTTGATGTAAAACGAATTCAAGAGTTGTCTGAAAAATATAAAATTCCTGTAATAGAAGATGCAGCTCATGCTCTTGGGGCAAAATACAATAACAAAAAAACAGGAAATCATTTTCCGTTTACAGTATATTCGTTTCAGGCAATAAAGCATTTGACCACAATTGATGGTGGAGCACTTCAAATTTTGGATAATGATTTATATGAGCAAGGAAAAATAATAAGATGGTTTGGGCTTGATAAAAAACTAACCCGTATGGATAATAATATCACTTTTCAGGGATATAAATACCATATGAATAATGTAAATGCGACTATCGGAATTATTCAATTGGAGAATATAGAGAAGTTAGTTCAAAAATACATTGATAATGGAAAATTTTTTGACGAGCATTTAAAAGATGTAAAGGGAGTTGAGTTAGTTAAATATTACCCAAACTCTGAGCCGTCTTATTGGTTATACACCTTAAAAGTTGAAAATCGAAATGGATTTATAAAAATGTTGGCAGAAAACGGTATCATGGCGTCTGAACTTCATAAACGAAATGATTTACATACTTACTTAAATGATTACCCAACAGAATTACCAAATCTAGATTTGTTCTACAGTAAAATGGTACACATTCCTTGTGGTTGGTGGGTTACAGAAGAAGATAGAAACAAAATAATTAAATTGGTAAAGGGTGGCTGGTAATGTAAAAGGTTTGAAATTTTATGGCCCAATTGATGGTTTAAGATTTTTGTTTTTTGATAGTTTTTTTATTTCATGCTAAAGTTCCAGGTTTTTTGATAATCGTTTTTTAAAACATTTAGGTTCTTTGTCTTATGGGTTATATATTTATCATTGGCCAATTATTATTGTGCTAGGTAAGTTATTTAATAATTTTATAACAATAAGTTTAATAGGACTATTTTTAACCTATATCGTGTCTTTTGTATCATTTAACAACCTTGAAAAATACTTTATTAATTTAAAACATAAATTCAATTATTAAAATGATTCCGATTTACAAACCTTACATGCCTGAGAATATTACAGCAGAAATAAATGAAATACTTTATTCTGGACAATTAGGTTATGGAAAGCATGGGAAAATTTTTGAACACAAACTGCAAAATTTTATAGGCTGTGATTATATACTTTCAGTAAGTTCTTACAATATTGCAATGTTAATTGTATTGTCAACTTTAGGATTAAAAGAAAATGATGAAGTAATAGCAAGTCCTGTAAGTTGTTTAGCATCTAATCAACCTTTTGCAGTTAAAGGATTAAAGGTTATATGGGCTGATATAAATCCTGAAACAGGTAGTTTGTGTCCTGATGATGTTAGGTCAAAAATAACAAAAAAAACAAAAGCTATTTTTCATAATCATTTTTGTGGTTATTTGGGAGATATAGATGCAATTAATTCAATTGGTAAGGAGTTTGGTATACCTGTGGTTGATGATGGTATTGAAGCTTTTGCTTCTCAGTACAAAAGCAATAAATTGGGAAATGTGGGAACAGATGTTACTGTTTTCTCTTTTCAAACGGTTAGATTACCTAATACAATTGACGGAGGTGCAATTATTTTTAAAGACAAAGAACTTTATGAAAAAGCTTTATTAATACGAGATTATGGTATTGATAGAAAAAAATTTAGAACAGTTGATGGAGAAATAAATCCTGCTTGCGATATTAAATTAGAAGGTTATGCAGGTTTGATGAGTGAATTAAATTCTTTCATTGGTACAAAACAGATGGAAGATATTGAAAGATTATTGACTTTGCAGAAAAATAATGCTGAAACTTGGAATAAAAAAATAGCACACTTTGAAACAATTCATTCATTGAAATTAACAGGAGATACAATACCGAATTATTGGGTTTATGGTACTTTATGTAAAAATAGACCTGAGGCTATTGAAAATTTCAAAAAAAATGGTTTTTATGCAACAGGTGTTCATATAAACAATAATCTTTACTCTATTTTTCAAGATAAAAACTCTTTAAAAGGAGTTAACCAATTTATGGATCAATTTGTTGCAATTCCAAGCGGATGGTGGTTAAATAATAGTGATATATGAAATTTAATTTTTGTACACAATCTCAATTAACTGAGCAAAATTTAAAAAGTATCGTTAATTTAAAGAAAAAGCATTGGGATTATTCTGAGGAAGAGCATAGAAGATGGATTGACAACAATATTAACATCGAAGATTTCCATGTCTTGATGTTTCAAAATGAGACTCTTGTTGGTTATCTAAATTTAATTAATACAGAGGTAATTTTGAATAATGAGACACATTTTTTTTTAGGAATTGGAAATGTATGCTCTTTAGAAAAAGGATTAGGTTATGGCAAAGAACTACTAGTTGGGATGCAAAAGCACTTAGTTCAAAATAATTTAAAGGGAATTTTGTTCTGCAAAGACAATTTGGTTGATTTTTATAACAAATTTGGATGGAAATTAGTTTCTAAAAATAAAATCGTTTCTGAAAATTTGAAAAATGTGAATGTAATGTTGTACAATATTGATGACGATATTGAATGTGTTGATTACAAAGGAAGAAATTTTTAATAGACTTTTTTAAGATTGCTATTATACTTTGATTTAAGTAGTTTTTTAAAAAAAACTCTCTCGCCAATGATCAAATTTTAGATTAAAAAAATATTTTCAAATCTATTTGTATGTTAAACTTTTATATGTTTTATGACTCACTTTTTTTATCAAATTATTTTGTTTCTCGATTTATAAATGTCGTGACTTTTAATTACATACAGATTAATTTTTTAACATGAGTACAGTTAATAAAAACATAGCAGCGAATTATATAGGTAAATTATGGAGCTTTGCCTCCATTTTTATTTTTATTAGAGTTTATATAGAAATTCTTGGAATCCAATCGTATGCGATTATAAATTTTTATGCTGTTATTTTAGGTCTTTTGGCTTTTGCTGATTCTGGTTTGACAGTAACACTTAATAGAGAACTAGCTAAAGAAAACACAGTTGAAAATAAAGCAAATTTATTATTTACTTTTCAGAGAATTTATTTAGGAATATGTACCTCAGTAGTGCTATTGATTTTGCTGTTTTCGGATTATATTGGACACAATTTTTTAAAATCAAACCTTTACACGCCAATTGAAGTTTCTAACTTGGTTAAATTAATTGGTATAGGTATTGGATTGCAGTTATTTTCGACCCTATATGAGGGTGGTCTGATGGGATTACAAAAGCAAGTTTTAGTTAATAAAATAAATATAATTTGGAGTCTGTTTAGATCTGGGATTGTTATTTTTCCACTATTGTTGCTTCCTTCTCTGAAGGTTTATTTTATATGGCAAATTGTTTGTAATTTGGTTTTGCTAATTGTTTTTAGAGCAAATCTCTGGAATGAATTAAAAACAGATTCTAAAACTGTTTTTTCTAAAGAGTTGCTTAATAATATTTGGAAATTTGCATTAGGAATGATGGGAATTGCTTTTATATCAGCAATTAATATTCAAATTGATAAATTGGTAACTAGTAAAATTTTGGATTTAAAGTCTTTTGGTTATTATTCGTTAGCGACTACTATATCACAAATACCATTATTAGTAGCAACTCCTATTATTGTTGCAATATTTCCTGTTTTTTCTAAGTTAGTTTCTACTAAAAACATTACTGAGAAAACGGCTTATTTTCATAAGTTTGCCTCTATAATTACTATGATTTCTGCTCCAATTGTAGCATGTGTCTTTTTGTATTCTATCCCCTTAGTTACTTTATGGACTGGTGATGTGATAATTGCAAATGCAGTTGATACTACAGTTAAAATTTTGGTTATTGGAGGTTTTTTTTTATGTCTACAATTAATTCCCTATTATATATCACTAGCAAATGGGCATACAAGGACAAATATTATACTTGGTTTTTTGGGATTGTTTGTTATTATTCCTTTAATAATTTTTAGTGTTGATAAATACGGAATGGTTGGAGCAAGTTTTCCTTGGATTCTTGTAAATTTCATTTCTCTGGCAATCATGAGTACTGTTATAATTCATAAGTTTTTACCAAATCAATTTTTAAAATGGTTATTCTATGATGTGCTTATTCCAACCTTTATTACAATAGTTACCGTAACAGTAATTTATTTTTTAACTAATCATTTAGTTGGTAGATACTGGTTTGTTATTGAGATGTGTTTAATTGTAAGCATATCACTAATTTTAAATGTTGTAGTTTATAATAAAATTAACCATAAGGAAAAATTAATAAGTTTTAGTTCTCAAATAAAATAATAATGGCTAATCCATCAGCAGCTTTGCTATCTATAGTAATAGCTACAAAAAACAGAGAGTTTTATTGTATAGAAACTATCAAATCAATTTTATCGTTTAAATCTGATTTGATTCAAATAGCTATTTCTGATAATAGTGATACAAGACAAGTAGAAGTTTTTGTAGATTCTTTAAATGATAAAAATATAGTATATTCTTATAATAATTCAGCTATAAGTTCAATAGATAACTTTAATTATGCTATGGATTTAGCTACTGGTGAATATGTTATTTTACTAGGAGATGATGATTCTGTACATCCAAAAATTATTGAATTGGTTCAATGGGCGAAAGAGAATGATATTGAATCTATTTGCAGTAAAGATACATTTACTTTCTTGTGGCCTGGAGCACATCCGGAATTTCCAGAAGGGTTACTTAAAATTCCTAAAATTCAAAATTCCTATAGCTTAGCTGAACCCAAAAAAGAATTGATTAAACTATTAAAGAACGGTTTAGTTAATTATTTTTTTTATAACGTACCTAAATCATATCATGGCGTTATAAAAAAAAGCGCAATGGATGAGATAAAAAAAATAACGGGTAATTATTATGGAGCCTTAAGTCCAGATATATTTTCTGTAGTGAGTTTATCATTAATTGTGAAAAACCATTGTGTCTTAAATTATCCAATTACTATTGCCGGGGTATGTCCTGCAAGTACTACTTCCGCTCAAATTGTAGGTAGTCATTGTGGCTCATTAGATGAAATGCCTCATCTTAAAAATCGAAAAGATAACTATATATGGGACAGTTTAGTTCCAAAAATTTATAGCGTTTCTACAACATGGGGTGATAGCGGATTAAACGCTTTGACATCAAATAAAAGAGTTGATTTAAAAAAATATTTCAATTATTATCCTCTTATTGCTCAGACGATTATGATGAATAGGAAATATATTCTTAAATTTTCAATTACAAAAACTGAAGAATTCAGAATTGAAAGAAAAGCTAACTTTTTTGTATTTTGGTTTTTAGTTATCTATTATTCCTTTTTATTAATCGTTGAAAAATTAATAAAAACTCTTGGAAGTAAATTTAAAAAAGAAAATTCTCAGTATACCAATATAAATGGATTTGGAGATGTTTATGAAAAAATTGATTTAATACCTTTTTACAATAAATAAGTTTTAAAATCTGTTAATGATGTTTTTTTTTTATTTTTTATACCTAAATTAAGTTTATTAATATTTTTTTTAGATCTGGATGTAATAGTAAATACCAAAAATAATTGATTTTTATACTTATTCTAATAATTAATTTATAGTATTTCTTTAGAACTTCAACATTCAAATATGATTCCAAACGAACTGTATACTCCTGTCTACTATTCTTTACTATTAGTATTTTCATTATTATTTACTTTGCCATTGTTGGAGATAGTAAACTTCAATAACTATCCTAAAATTATTGGAAAATATGGTGTAGTTGTGTTTTTAATGATAACTATTTTGTTTATTGGATTTAGAGATCCTTATGATCAAGAGATATATTTTGGAGATACTATCAGGTATACAGAGTATTATAATGATTTTACATTTCTTGATCAATTTAAAGATATAGGTTATTATTATTATATGTTTTTGTGTAATAAAATTATGGGATTAAATGTTGTTCAATTTTATCTCATGACAGCTTTTTTATATGTATTCTTACAATATTTAGCAGTTAGAAATGTTTTAGAGTCTAATGTTTTTTTTCAGTTTGTTGTTCTATTAAGTAGTATGTCATTTTGGAATTACGGTGTAAACGGAATAAGAACAGGTCTTGCAAGCTCTTTTTTTTTATATGCATTTACAGCAAAAAATAAGTTTTTAAAGTTTACCTTTTTTGCTTTGAGTATAATTATGCATAAATCTTTTTTATTACCATTGCTTGCTTACTTCGTAGCATATTTATTTGGAAGTGTTAAGGGGTACATAAAATGGTGGATAGCCAGTGTTTTTATATCATTACTTATAGGACAAAAGATATTAGATTTTATAAATTCAAATTTGTCTTTTATGTCAAGTGACAATTCTGATGATAGGATTTCTCAATATATGTCAGAAACAAGTAATGATGGAGGAGTCTTTAGGATTGACTTTATAATTTATAGTGCTATTCCTATAGTGTTAGGTTATTATTATATTTTTAAAAAAGAATTTAATAGTAAATTTTATGAAATCTTGTTTAAAACTTATCTAATAACAAACAGTATCTGGGTATTATTAATTTATGCCAATTTCACTAACAGATTTGCATATTTATCTTGGATATTAATGCCTTTTTTGTTAATATATCCAGTTATTAAAGACAGCAATTTAATTAAAAAACAAAATATATTTATATTTTTTTTAATCTTTTGCAATTTGTTATTTACCATTTTAATGTTTATTAAAACTTTCTTTTTATAATGTTAATATCTGTCTTCACTCCAACTTATAATAGGTCTAATTTACTTCCTGATTTATACCAAAGTCTTTTGAGACAAACTTCTAGAAATTTTGAATGGTTGATAGTTGACGATGGTTCAACAGACGATACCTCAATAATTGTTCAAAATTTTATTAAAGAAAATATTCTTAAAATAAATTATATAAAAGTAAATAATGGAGGGAAGCATAGGGCTATAAATATTGGAGCAGATAACTCTATAGGAGAATATATTTTTATTGTTGATAGTGATGACATTTTAGAGTACAATGCAATTGAAATTGGAGAGAAATATTTAACTGCAATTGATTCTAATTTAGCTGGTGTGGTTTTTAGATTGAAGTATAAAGATGGCAGTTTAGTTGGAGAAAAACTACCATTTGAAGAAAAAATTACTTCTTATTTTGATGTTAGATATAATTTAGGATATAATGTAGATTTTAAAGAGTTTACAAGAACTGAAATTTTGCGAAATTATAAATACCCTGATTATGAAAATGAAAAATTCTGTTCTGAAGCATTAGTTTGGAATAGAATATCAGAAGATTATGATTTTTTATTTGTAGATAAAGCCATATATATATGTGAATATCTACAAGAGGGCTTGTCAGCAAATATAATTTTGAACAGACGCAAGAGTAGTAGCTATGCTATGGATGTATATGCTGAGCTATACAACAATAAAAAAGTCCCTTTAAAAACGAAATTGAAATCGCTAATTAATTTCTGGAGATTTGGATGGTACAATAATAAAAGCTTTAAAAGTAAATGGAAGCTTTTACAATATAATATTTTACCGCTGATGCTTTATCCAGTAGGTTGTTTAATGATTTTAAAGGATGAATTAGAAATGAAAAATAAATAATGAAAATTACTATTTTATTCTTAGGAAAAGTAGGCGCAGGACCTAGATACACACTTGAAATGGCTAAAGCTTTAAGTGAAAAACCTAATATTGAATTACAAATTATATTATCAAGTCTAATAGATAATCATGATGATTGGCTTAAAATAGAGAAAAAAGGAAATGTCAAAATCACATATTTTAATACTTACAAAAATAAAGTTGAATTTTTGTTTGCATTTATAAATTTATTTAAATCGTATAAAATATCTAGATGTATAAAAAAATTCAATCCAATCGTTCTCTATATTCCTATGATTAGCCTTTTAAATCCAGGAGTGCTACTTTTTTTAAGAAAAATTAATATTTATTACACTTTACATGATCCTATTGAGCATGTTGGCGAAGCTAATTTTTTTGTAGAATTAATAAGAAAATTTGAAATTAAAAAAGCGAAGAAAATAATATTATTAAATGTTTTCTTTAAAAGATATGTTTGTGATTTTTACAAGAAGCAAGAGGAAGATATAATGTATGTTCCACATGCTGCTTTTTTTTCAAATGAAGAAGTTACTTCAAATAATTGTTTCTTAGATAAAATTCTATTCGTTGGTAGAATCGAAGAGTATAAGGGAATTGGCCTTCTTTTAGACGCCTTCTCTGAAGCTATAAAATTACGTCCGAATTTGAAGCTTACGATTGCAGGTAGAGGTGAGCTTAGTCCTTATTTAGATAAAATTTCTAAGTTATCGGATAATATTGAAATTATTAATAGATGGTTAAAAGATGAAGAAGTAGAACAGTTGATAAAAAATCATGACTTTGTTATTTTACCATATATTGATGCTAGTCAATCTGGTGTTGTGCCTGTGGTATTTGCAAATAAGAGAACTGTTATTGCTACCAATAAGGGCGCATTAGCTGAGCAAATTCCTAATGGACTGGGATTTGTTGTAGAACCTAACCATTTAGATATTTCAAAGAAAATCTGTGAAATTTATGATGATGGTTTTTCTAACTTAGCTTTTATGAATGAAAAAGCTTATCAATACGCCATTAAAAATTTGACATGGCAATCATCTGCTGAAACATTGATAAGCCATTTTAATAATGAATATTACAGATAATGAATAAAATTCTTATTGTTATAACAGATTATGGTAGTTTCAATAATTTTCTTGCAGAAATTGCTGTCCAGCTAAGTTTAAATAATGAAATCCATATTGTTTGTTCACCTTCGAACGTAATCAATATTGTAGATAAATTTAATTATAATGATTATAATTTAACATTTCACTTTATTGATATTCCTAGGTCTACGTCAATTGCAAAGTTAATTAAGGCCGGACTTAAGATAAATGAGTTAATAAGAAAAAATAAAATTAATTTTGTCTATGCACATTTTACTACAGGAATATTTCCAGTAGTGCTACTGAAGAGCAAACACGTAGAGTACTGGGGAACTTTTCATGGATTAGGAATGAATGCAAGCGCTGGATTAAGAAAAGTTATGTTTGGTATTGTTGAAATGTTTTGTTTTTTAAGGCTTGATAGAATATTTCTTATAAACAATAAAGATTACAATTTGGTATCTAATATTTTTAAAAATAAAACTTATAAATATCAATCGTATGGAGTAGGATGTGATATAGATAAATTTGATAGTAATAAATTTCAATTAATAGATAAGAAAAACATAATAGAGGAACTAAAAATAGAAAATAAGTTTGTAATTACTTTTACAGGTAGATTTGTAGAATTCAAAGGTTTTGATTTAGTGTATCGCAGTTTCGTGAAATTAAATGATAGATATCCAGGTAAATTTTCATTATTATTAATTGGTGGAAAAGATCCAATACATTCATCAGGTCTTACAGCAGAAGAAGAGACATTTGTAAAAAATAACAAAAATATTATTAATGTTGGGTATACTTCAGAAGTAGAGAAATATTTAAAAGTTTCTGATGTTTTTTTATTTCCAAGTAAAAAAGAAGGACTACCAGTTTGTATTGTTGAAGCCCTTTCTATGGGTGTTCCAGTTGTAACATTGGACGAAAGGGGAAATGCTGATGTAGTAAAAGATAACTATAATGGATACTTAATCAAATCAATTTCAAAAGACAATGATATTAATGAAATTGTAGCAAAAATTGAATATTTATACAAGGATAATAATACTCTTAAACTTTTGTCTTCAAATTGCTTGATTGATAGAGAGAAATATTCGAGATCATTTTTTGTTCATGAGCAGATAAGCCTTATCAATGATTACAGAAGAAAAAAAATAGTTTAATTTTAATGAATAAAATATTAATTACAGGTAAATCCGGGTTTGTTGCTACAAATCTTTCTAGGTACTTAAACGAAAATGGTCATAATGTTGATTCTATTTCTTTAAGAGACTCAGATTGGAAATTGAATTCTGAAGCTAAAGCTATTATTCATTTAGCGGGTAAAGCTCATGATACAAAAAACACAAGTGATGCTTCTGAATATTTTAGAATAAATTCAGATCTTACTAAAGATTTGTTTGAATCCTTTTTAGATAGTCCTATCCAAAATTTTATATACTTTAGTAGCGTTAAAGCTGTTGCAGATACCGTTACAGATGTTTTAAATGAAGAAATAAGCCCAAATCCTAGTACACCTTACGGGCAATCTAAGTTAAAGGCTGAAGAATACATTTTGTCACGAGAAATTCCAAACGGAAAAAGAGTCTTTATAATAAGACCATGTATGATTCACGGCCCAGGAAACAAAGGAAATTTAAATTTACTATTTAATGTAGTAAAGAAGGGAATA from Flavobacterium sp. YJ01 carries:
- a CDS encoding NAD-dependent epimerase/dehydratase family protein — translated: MNKILITGKSGFVATNLSRYLNENGHNVDSISLRDSDWKLNSEAKAIIHLAGKAHDTKNTSDASEYFRINSDLTKDLFESFLDSPIQNFIYFSSVKAVADTVTDVLNEEISPNPSTPYGQSKLKAEEYILSREIPNGKRVFIIRPCMIHGPGNKGNLNLLFNVVKKGIPYPLASFHNERSFLGIDNLNFLIKAILDNKEIPSGVYNFSDDEFLSTNDVVKTISSVLNKKNKLVRVPKVIINNIAKVGDVVKLPLNSETIQKLTENYRVSNEKIKLAIGIEKLPNTAFQGLEKTIKSFIEK
- a CDS encoding glycosyltransferase encodes the protein MNKILIVITDYGSFNNFLAEIAVQLSLNNEIHIVCSPSNVINIVDKFNYNDYNLTFHFIDIPRSTSIAKLIKAGLKINELIRKNKINFVYAHFTTGIFPVVLLKSKHVEYWGTFHGLGMNASAGLRKVMFGIVEMFCFLRLDRIFLINNKDYNLVSNIFKNKTYKYQSYGVGCDIDKFDSNKFQLIDKKNIIEELKIENKFVITFTGRFVEFKGFDLVYRSFVKLNDRYPGKFSLLLIGGKDPIHSSGLTAEEETFVKNNKNIINVGYTSEVEKYLKVSDVFLFPSKKEGLPVCIVEALSMGVPVVTLDERGNADVVKDNYNGYLIKSISKDNDINEIVAKIEYLYKDNNTLKLLSSNCLIDREKYSRSFFVHEQISLINDYRRKKIV